Proteins from a genomic interval of Chionomys nivalis chromosome 7, mChiNiv1.1, whole genome shotgun sequence:
- the LOC130878646 gene encoding LOW QUALITY PROTEIN: sperm motility kinase 3A-like (The sequence of the model RefSeq protein was modified relative to this genomic sequence to represent the inferred CDS: deleted 1 base in 1 codon) has protein sequence MCGPRGELTARPSPVPTLSYENLRAQYTILRTIGQGSCAQVKLAHHRLTGAAVAIKVLLKEKQRSVLIRSEVGIMKRMNHPNIISLLQIIETEQNIFLILELADGCELWDWIQQAGYLQEGIARKIFRQIVHAMCYCHDQGIVHRDLKPDNIMVDATGRVKIIDFGLGAFVTPGRKLHKFCGALQFSAPEFFLRQPYDGTKVDTWNLGVLLYYMVTGTLPFEGISFEELRGKVLLGHYDVPSHLSQELRDIIRCLLTVNPTERPNLKGIVKHPWLRKGDESSSRHCDKMSPRCLDPAIMAAMADMGFNPHDIRKSLLNRLFDEPMATYGLLQCQARQQGDFARQTKAVQPGITPFPTPTDTTTFPRCQKRTTDVPTLRVFISSPTTDSAEDSQQVGRGLRRSVTLPIIAPHCLQKGKPTHGVWDPIWTQHSGTAGTVRGACGGWKRWARRIGTGLVRAFCCLPSKEKRVVCPKRSYSRKKT, from the exons ATGTGTGGTCCAAGGGGTGAGTTGACAGCAAGGCCCAGCCCTGTGCCTACCCTCTCGTACGAGAATCTCAGGGCACAGTATACCATCCTGAGGACGATAGGCCAGGGCAGCTGTGCCCAGGTGAAGCTGGCGCACCATCGCCTCACAGGCGCGGCG GTGGCGATAAAAGTCCTGCTGAAGGAGAAGCAGCGGAGCGTCCTAATTAGGTCCGAAGTGGGGATAATGAAGAGGATGAACCATCCCAACATCATCTCCCTGCTCCAGATTATTGAAACAGAACAGAACATCTTTCTGATCCTGGAACTGGCTGATGGATGCGAGCTCTGGGACTGGATTCAACAAGCTGGCTACCTGCAGGAGGGCATAGCCCGAAAGATCTTCAGACAAATTGTACATGCTATGTGCTACTGCCATGACCAAGGCATAGTACACAGGGACCTCAAACCAGACAACATCATGGTGGATGCTACGGGCAGAGTGAAAATTATAGATTTTGGCCTGGGCGCCTTTGTCACACCCGGGAGGAAGCTTCACAAGTTCTGCGGTGCCTTACAATTCAGTGCCCCGGAATTCTTCCTGCGCCAGCCCTATGACGGCACCAAAGTGGATACATGGAACTTGGGTGTTCTCCTATATTATATGGTGACCGGAACTCTGCCGTTTGAAGGTATCAGCTTTGAAGAGCTTCGGGGCAAGGTTTTGCTAGGACACTATGATGTTCCCTCCCACCTCTCACAAGAGCTGAGAGATATTATCCGCTGCTTATTAACAGTGAACCCTACAGAGAGACCAAACCTGAAGGGTATTGTGAAGCATCCGTGGCTCAGGAAAGGGGACGAGAGTTCATCGAGGCATTGTGATAAGATGAGCCCTAGATGCCTGGACCCTGCGATCATGGCAGCCATGGCAGATATGGGGTTCAACCCACATGACATCCGGAAATCCTTACTCAATAGGTTGTTTGATGAGCCCATGGCAACCTATGGCCTACTGCAATGCCAGGCACGCCAGCAGGGTGACTTCGCGAGACAAACCAAGGCAGTGCAACCAGGAATAACACCTTTCCCCACTCCCACAGACACCACCACCTTCCCTCGGTGTCAAAAGAGGACAACTGATGTGCCAACCCTTCGAGTCTTTATCTCATCCCCTACAACTGACTCTGCAGAGGATAGCCAGCAGGTAGGGAGGGGGCTGAGAAGAAGTGTCACCCTGCCTATCATTGCCCCCCACTGCCTACAGAAGGGGAAACCTACTCACGGTGTCTGGGACCCCATATGGACACAGCACAGTGGGACTGCAGGCACAGTTCGAGGTGCATGCGGGGGCTGGAAGAGGTGGGCAAGGAGGATTGGGACTGGTCTCGTAAGGGCCTTCTGCTGCCTGCCAAGCAAGGAGAAAAGAGTGGTCTGCCCCAAAAGGAgttacagcaggaaaaaaacatgA